Sequence from the Phragmites australis chromosome 6, lpPhrAust1.1, whole genome shotgun sequence genome:
acactctagttataacatgTTAAGCAttttagttacaacatggtagtcGAGTGTAGACTAGTTACAACTTGAtggacactctagttacaacgtGCTTCAATATAGTTACAGCATTGCCGATCGCAACATGGTCGTCATAAGTTACAATTAGTCAGTCTGAACAGGTAAGTTGCAATCTCGCTATTTATATAGTTGTAACTGCTCTATGTCTATAGTTACAACATCTAGTCGGCCCACGTGGTAGGTGGGTGAGAGCGCGCTAGGTCAATGGGGCTAGCACGTGCGTCGAAGCTTGATTGTTGCTCGAGCGGGCGTGCACGACCTATGCTCATGCTATaggcactatatatatatatatatatatatatatatatatatatatatatattcttattAGTGGCACACCATACCTACTCCATGACAGAAACCAAACATTATACAAATCGCAGGCCgtgtatacatatacattaaGTATTAGTAGCAGGAGAGTACTAACTCCTATTTTAATCTAGGTAGCTGCAGGTGGGGTGGCTTAAGCTAAGCAAGCGGGGGTCCTTTTGTTCAACACAGCATTAACACGCTTGCTCCCTTCGAACCAGACACCCTGCCCTACCTGTCTACTATCCCTCCCCGGCTCcccttcgtcttcttcttcgaGAGCCGTCTATAAATCCATGTCTGCATCTCAAGTTGCACCACTAGTCCAGCACCACTACCATCGATCGTACATAGTAGAGCACTAGTTGCACTAGCTAGGGAGACTACTGCTAGTGATCCACATGGCCGGAGCTACTGCTAACGGAGGAGGCGCGGCCGCCGCTGCTGGTGCGACGGGGGTGGGGTCGCCGTGCGGGGCGTGCAAGTTCCTGCGTCGGCGTTGCGTGCCGGAGTGCGTGTTCGCGCCATACTTCAGCAGCGACCAGGGCGCAGCGCGGTTCGCGGCCATCCACAAGGTGTTCGGCGCCAGCAACGCCTCCAAGCTGCTCTCGCACCTCCCCGTCGCCGACCGCTGCGAGGCCGTCGTCACCATCACCTACGAGGCGCAGGCGAGGCTCCGCGACCCCGTCTACGGGTGCGTCGCGCAGATCTTCGCCCTCCAGCAGCAGGTGACCGACATGCTGTTCGATCTTGCCTCATCTCTTGCATCCATGCTGAGACACATGCTGACATTCTGCTCCATCACTATACAGGTCGCCATCCTGCAAGCGCAGCTGATGCAGGCCAAGGCGCAGCTGGCGTGCGGCGTCCAGGGCAGCGCGCACTCGCCGGTGAGTCACCACCAGTGGCCGGATCACAACAGCATCAGCGCCCTGCTCCGGCAGGACAACCGCGCCGACTGCTTCCCCAGCGGAGCGCTGTTGCCGGAGCTCATGGCCGGCTTCAGGGACGACGTCGGCGTGCAGCATTGCGCCAAGGCGGACGCCGGGGAGCTCCACTACCTAGCCCAGGCCATGATGAGGAGCCCCAAGTACTCCATGTAGAATAAGACCATACATTTAGCTGCCATGCCGTCTCCACTTGCCTGATGCAAGCGCGAGAGCTAGAATGGATCGAAAAGGAAATTAACTTGTACTGAACTTTTTTTAATATCAGTGTTCTGATCTTAAGTAGTAGAAATAATTGTAGGCAAGTGTGCTTTGATGATCACTAGAATCTGTCTAATTGGATAAATAAGAACTTGTGTTATTGCAAGGACTTACAGATAAATCCATCTTCCTGTGACATCATTGGGCACTGGCGATGTGGAGGAACAAATTTTGCTCTGGGCATAATTGAGTGATAGGCTCCAAGaggactttttcttttttttttttaaaagttcagTGTCTGTCATTAGTCAGATCAGACGATGGAGTCAAACTGCACTATAAACTTCTATACTATATAGCTGTTGTGGTCTTGAAAAACAGTTTCTGCTTCAGATTTTGTGCAAACATTCATTCATGTCTTCATGTCACTTGAAATGCTTTCCTGATTGATGCACCACAGAAAGTGATGATTGATGCTCCCTTGCAAACCAACAAGATAACACCGTGAGAAGTTTTTTTTAAGGGATGGTAACTAATTAATCTGCCACCAGAAGCTTCAGTAAGTATCAAAATGTTGAAGCAAGAGAGTTATTGCTCACCTTTGAGTTGGCACCAAGTTCTTACCCTCGATCAAGAGACCCTAAAAGGACTTGTATGTATTCATAGGCTGCTGCTGATAATCCTTGTTTTTCATGCCATGCACTACGACTGTCCCCCTGATTAAGGACAGGTATGAACTCCTCAGCCGCAGCACCGTTTACTTTTGGTTCCTAGCTACAACTGGAGTAGTATGTTTTACATAAATGTTGACCTTTGCACAGAAACAGAAACACGGTGAAACTAGGTGTCACTGATCCCAATGGTTAATTTCTTGGTAGGATTGATTGTGATTGGATGATTGACCAACTTAGCCATAGCAGTAAATTACTGCCCCTGCTACTACCAGTACATTAAGCTTGTTGGtatttcagagagagagagagagaaactcCAAAATGCAGATAGAATTGTGCTGCCATACTGAGCACACTAGAGAAATAGCCATGGGAAGTTTTGATAACCCAATGGTCATCGCATTGCAACAATTGAGACAGATGTAATCAAATACAGTGATTATTATTTTAGTCATCAGATAAGAACAGTACAAAAGTCTGGTACCTGGGAAGTTGGTACTCTACAATTTCATTCAGGCATGTTCTTACTGAATCCATTACAAAAGGCTAGTAATACGTTTAAGATCAGAAGCTAATAGCTAAAACAATTTCTTTTACAGCTACTACGCTAAGACTTTTTGACGCCATTGTACAGCTAACTGTTCAGATGTTCTAAAACTGCTGCATGCAAAACAAGCTAAGCAAGAACCTCGAAACCTTGGGTAATCTCCTTGAACACGACGAATGCGTAGCTGATTTAACAATAGGGATAGGTCAGTGACTTTTGTGATTCGCCCTCTTTATCGATCATAGCAAATCAAGCCGTAAATTTAACGCGTGATTAATGTGGGTTAATTTAAGAGGATCTGCACATGGTTAGGTAGCCTAGGATGCTAGCCTGTGATTAGGCGGCCCTAACAGTGTGTCAAGTTTGTTCTTATCAGTGTCTCAAAAGACAAGAAACTCGCCGCTACTATATTTCACAAGCTCAAACTTTGCGAACCAGATAAGGACGCAGAATTTGTGTGTTATGTTTCTCTCTTAAAAAGAATTGTGCTGTTTTATCTCTCCTTGCATATGGTTTGGTTTATGGCTTATAAAATGGCCTGAGAAACTGACCCTGAAGTTCAGATGGAGTTGTCTTTTAAAGTTGGATGCGGTTTCTTtacttttgttttctttggctCCTTGTGTCTTGTAAGTTTTAGATGGATTAGTATTTATTAGGATTGAGCTGGTCAAGAAGCTGGTCATCGGTCAAACAAAGCTAAGCGCACAAAGGCAAGCTTATTATGGCACTTGAGAGTAATTAGACCCCACTAATCAACCAACTTTGGCACAGATCCCTAACCATAAAGAACCAAATGGAAAGCAAAACTGATGTCTGTGTTGTGTGCAGTTGCTTTAGTGCAGTCTTGGAACAAAGGGACGTGCTGTCGTTGGCTCTTTGCAAGATGGTTTGTAATGGAGGAGTCAAAATATGCAAACTTTGGCCTCCAAACAAACTGTGATCACCATAATAACACTTGTTCCAAATAGGATAAAGCTTGAACAGCAAAGAGAGCAAAGCTAGGGTGATGCATTATATTATCGATGATAAACGGATGCCTTGGAAATTGTGCTTGTGGCGCCTCTCCATCATTTCTGCTCAAGAGCTTTCTGTTTTTTTCCTTATCTCCAAAGAGCTTGTTCTGCTTGGCCAGACTGccgttttgtttttttaatttttttagtggaAAAAATATTCCACTAGACCTAAATCGCTGACCACACGACTAGTTATAAAATTCGAGAAATTATCTAGCCATAGATGAGGATCGTCTCTAACTAGACTAGCACCATACTTTGATAAAACATCTGCTatcaaactaaaaaaaaaaaaggaagactGACTGCTGTCATTATTattttgattctttttttttttttgggtagaGGAGGCTGCTTATTATTgctttaaaaaacaaaatactTGAAGGGCTTTAGTACGTTTTAGGCCCAAAAAGTAATGGGCCTCCTGGGCCTAAAATACTGAAACACCAGAAAATGAATTTGCAATTTGCAGCCCAACGTTTTGCTAAGAAAGGTTTTCCCGGCCCAACCTTGAAGCAGCCACACTGATCGACCCCGCGCCGCTCAACTGCCACGAGCTGAGCCTTCCCGGTCGCAGTCAGGGAGGAGACGAAGGCGCGCTCGCCACGGACCAAGCTCACATGCCCGGCCTCGTGAGCTCGCCCGCGGCTGCTCGATCGCTTGCTGCGGGAGCAGAGCAGAGGAGTGGAGAGCTGGCTTGAGCGGGGGATCGGGCTTTGCTCTTCCGTCCGCGAAGGAAGGGTGGGGAGCGCGGCGGCCATGGGCGGCGGACAGGCGGGGGGAGAAGCTGGTAAGGGAGAAGAGAGCGAGGGCCAAACGAGTCGGCCGTCCAATTGATACCagggcttttatgcaaatattcGGATCGcgataaaaaaaaacagggtGTTTTCTGCAAGATATCGGATCGCAATTAATAATTACGATCCAACTTAGGGGTTTACTGCAAGATATCGGATCGCGGTTAACTATCGCGATCTGCGTTTTATGAAAAATATCAGGGCCAATATGTAAAGTTTCTTACCGGCGAGGCCGCGCCGCGGCTGCCGCTGCCGACTTCCGCTAGCCCGCCGCCATGCTTCCCGCGACATTATCCTTCAGGTTAACGGGACTAGGCGCTGCCTCCAGCCCCCGCGCGCCGCTCTCGGGCCTAGCTCCCCAAGAGATGCTCCCGCGGCAGCGCCGGCGCGCACGCGCGGACGGCGGTGGCGCGGGTTGGCGTCTGCCTGCTCCTAGCTCTAGCATTGAAGAGTGGACCAAGTTTTCGTTGTTTTGCCCACATGAATCTCTGCTGAGGAGTGTGGCCTCGCGGTTGGGACAAGTGCCACGAGCCCATGACGCGGACGCCGCCgacgagcgggggttctcggTTCCTCTCCGGCGCTGGGAAACCCTCCTCGTCATCACCCTCTCCTACTGATTACTGAACACGAGGCACAGGTTGAGCTACCCccacaccgccacctcctcccttgCTCTTGCGCGGTTCGATTTGTTGCCCTTTCAGATACGTCAAGTCTCTCTCATTTGGTGCGAGGATGAGATGACACTCGAGTAAACCCCTGATTTGATTTGGTGCTCTTTGGCCAAGGTGGTTCAGTTACGGTGAGCTTTGATTTGACTCCATGATCCAGTTCCAAACtatgcaaaaaaaagaaagaaaagaaaaggaaatggcATGCATGTGATGCGTAAGACTATCTCCGGCAGCTactcaaatttttatcctcaaaaacaCTATTGACGAAAGAGAGAAAATCATCTTTTGCTTCTTTGTTGATACCAACGTGAATATTCCGATGCTTAGTTTGTGGCTATGGTTTACTGATATCTGATTTATCTTTTTGCATTGTTTCTCTAGTTCTGAATATTCTGATGTTTTCAGTTAGATGCCAGTGTGCATAACTATTTTGTGGTTTTGTAGCGAGCGGAGAAACATAGACTTTTGCCAGGGTAATTTCAGTCTAGGAGCTAACCTTTCCTAATCTGTGTGCTTGTATTTGCGGTTCATTTtcagtcacaactcacaagtgaGAAAAAACACTAGGAAGAAGGTAAACCTTTACGTTGTGATGCGTCTTTGTAAGCTTAGACTCGATTTGATGCGGTAGTGCTATAGTTGTCTATTTGTGTCATGAATGACGAGGTCATAGTATTCTTAAATGtggttattattattttttccttaACGCCTAAAGAAAATGTCTCATGGTGTTGATAACTACATTTTTGTGCTGTGCATTTTGCTGTTTTTGGGTGAAAGTAGATAACAATGGTACTGTAATTTAGTTCCTGAGCAATGTAAGAGATCATGCTCGGTCATATCTCTGTTGTGATTTCCCGAATTGCATCTAGGTAGTTTAGGATGTTATGCTTCACACATACGGAGTAGCTCGTGTTCCTACGGTTAGCATGTCTGGCGTCAAGAAAGcacaatgaaaaaaattgtaattcGATGTTATGTGCTTATTATATCTTCTATGAAACCTTTTTGCCATTCTGATGCTACTACATTTTTTCGGAAATTCTGATACTACTACTTTATGAGTTATGACTACGATTAATGTCTGAATAGTTTTTCATTTTGAAATATGCCACTGGATTGCCGTAGCACTTGTATTATCTGATGAAACCCCATCAAGGACAGTTAACTGAGTGTATCTTTCCATTTTCATCTCTGTGCCTAAGTGATGCCCATGGTCGTCCTTCTGAAGAACTGCGTGCTCAAACTTTGGAGTACAAGCTCCTTCAGCAAAAGTAAATAATCATTTCACCATTTTCTGATTTGCTCTCTTAGATCAGCAAGACTATCTACGATCTTGAACTCATGATTTCCTTACAGATTTAGATATTTTTGTGACTTTTGAGTTGATACTGGCGTAGCCTTAATGAGGATTGGAGGGGCTCCATTCAGTTGGTTTGGTGCGCGTATGTTTGGTTGTTCATCCCTTCACGTCAAAGCAATTTCCTTTGTTGCTATCTACCACC
This genomic interval carries:
- the LOC133920318 gene encoding LOB domain-containing protein 16-like, which produces MAGATANGGGAAAAAGATGVGSPCGACKFLRRRCVPECVFAPYFSSDQGAARFAAIHKVFGASNASKLLSHLPVADRCEAVVTITYEAQARLRDPVYGCVAQIFALQQQVAILQAQLMQAKAQLACGVQGSAHSPVSHHQWPDHNSISALLRQDNRADCFPSGALLPELMAGFRDDVGVQHCAKADAGELHYLAQAMMRSPKYSM